The stretch of DNA ttaatttttaaaatggcaacttAGGAATGTTGCTGTGGAACCACTTTGGCGAACAGAGTTTTGCACTGGGGACAAAACCTGGGCGATCTCTTTGCCTTGCCAGTGATGTCCATTTCTTTCCTGTGGGGAAACAGGATGGACAGATTCCTGGTGAAGGGGGCTCAAAGGGGCCTTTTGGGAAAAGGGGGGGAGCAAGAGCAGACCGGAGAGGTGCCAGTCACGTTGGGAGATGAGGAAAGCGCAAggaagaggcccaggagagaGACCCCGGGCAGTGGAGTCCACGTGGAAGGCCCCAGCTGGCGGCACATTCGCGCGGAAGGCCTGGACTGCAGCTACGCCGTCCTGTTTGGCAGAGCTGAGGCGGATGAGATTCTCGGAGAGCTGGAGAAAGAAGTGGAATATTTTACAGGTAAGCAGAGCACTCTGTGGGTGTGTTTGATAAAACTAACGATCTTCCGTTTGGAGAAAGCTGAACTCAGGAGCCGTTGATTACTGATGGGTTCAGGAATGGATTCAACAAATGTTCTCTGTGCACCTCTGGGCGCACCGTGTTACCGTAGGTGCTTGGGATACAAACGAGAAAAATACAGGCTTGCCTGTCTCCTGGGAGCTGACAGCTGACGAGAGTGAATTTCCACCTGGCTACTGATTGGCGCCACCAgggaaagttaaaaacaaaaatcatgcaGGGTTCTACCAATTGAATCAGAATAGCTAGGAGGTGGgcttcagtgtttttaaaaagcttccaggtgattctaatgtgcgaccagggttgagaatcactggtctCGAAGGGGAGATGGCAGATAACCAGGTAGTTCCTCTGCACCTGTGGTTCTCGACGTCCTCTGCAGGATTGTTGCTTGTCAAAACTGATCGCTGGGCCTCACCCCTGCAGTTTTATATCTAAGGAGTTTCCAGGCGATGCAGATGCTGCCGGTTGGGGGACCGCACTTTGAAAACTGCTGCTCTTCCCTGTGATGAGCACACAGGGATCCGGTCAAGCACTTCGGAAGGTGTAGAAAAACCCACAGGAGACCCCAGCCTGTAGCCTGAGCCGTGTGAGCCCCACCTTCCGTGGAGCCGTAGGCCCTTAGTCCTCACAGTTGGCAAAACCACCCTAATGTGTAAACTAACTTCATCGTCCTCTTTATCTGCTCCTATTGTAGTTAAGGCAGTTAAGTtacaatatttaattaaaaactagGAGGGGACTGTGTTTCTCTAAGTGTAGGACAAGAGTCACTGTTCTTGAAAATTTGGGGCAGTTGACATTTTCGTgaaatctgaaggaaaaaaactggGCGCAAACCACAATAACTTTTGAGGAGGGGGCACTCAGCAGGGCGTTGAATTACGTTGAATGACTCAAGGAAATGTTCTTCCTGTTTTACTTCCCTTCCAATCCTGAATACCCAGGCAGCAGCGTGTGTGCTGGGCACTCACCTGCCTGGATCTCTGGGGGGCTCGAGAGGGATGCAACTGCCTTGTTTCGTCTGCACAGGTGCGCTGGCCAGGGTCCAGGTGTTCGGGAAGTGGCACGATGTGCCAAGGAAGCAGGCGACCTATGGCGACACTGGGCTGACCTACACGTTTTCAGGCCTTACGCTGTCTCCCAAGCCGTGGATCCCAGTTCTGGAGCGTGTCCGGGATCGTGTCTCTGGGGTGACTGGACAGACTTTCAACTTCGTGCTTGTCAACAGGTGACGCCCTACCTGTTCAGTGgactaaattttataaaacttcatGTCTCCTCCAAAAGGAAGGGTTTAGAGTCCCACcctattttgttcctttgtacAACAAATCATTCTTTGGTGCGCAAGGGGTGTGATCGTGGCATGGCACCAGCAAAGCCAGTCTTCTTGGCGCTCGAGGGGTGACGAACTCCTGAACAAACAGCTGAACAAGATAATTTCAGACAGTGAGAACTGCCCCGAAGAAAATTTAACAGGCTGAGTTGGCTGAGAATGGCTGAGAGGAAGGGGTTTGGGGTGGGGTTTCCCAGTGGCAGCATTACTAACGTTTTGGGCCAGAtctttctttgttgtgggggctgccTTGTGAATGGATGCTAAACACATCCCTGTTCTCCATCCCTAGCGTCTGCCCCCTAGGGTGGTTAGAGGAGGGCGTCTGAGGCAGTGACATTTGAGCATGATGATAACAAAAGGGGGGCATGAGCCACAGACATCTGGAGGAAGAGCAGAGGGGAGCTTGGAGTGTCTGGGGAGCAGAAATCCTGCTGCTATGGCCAGAAAGCAGTCAAGAGGGCCAAAAGGGTATGAGATGAGCtcaggtgggcaggggccaggatGCCCAGGGACTGTGGACTTTATTCTGAGTGTAGGGAGAAATCATTTTATGTGATAATGGTTTACATATGCAAATCAGGGAAAGTCACGATTTTAGCTTTTGGTGTTAAACTAACATGAACAAATAGGACTGTGTAACAGCGAAGGTGCTTCAGGGTCGACTCATGTATAGAAGCAGCTAAGgaccccaagcccttgcagataCACAGCAGGGACCGCCGTTTCACACTGTAAGAAAACAAGGAGTCTGCAGCGTGGGTGAGTTATGGAACAGGGTCATTTTTATGAGCTGTGCTCGTTCTCTCGTGGCAGGTACAAGGATGGCTGTGACCACATTGGGGAGCACCGAGATGATGAAAGGGAACTGGCCCCTGGAAGCCCCATTGCCTCTGTCTCCTTTGGTGCCTGCAGAGACTTCATCTTCCGGCACAAGGACTCTCGAGGGAAAAAGCCCTCCCGCAGGGTGGAGGTGGTCAGGCTGCAGCTGGCCCACGGAAGTTTACTCATGATGAACTACCCGACCAACACTCACTGGTATCACAGTCTTCCCGTCCGAAAGAAGATTCTGGCTCCACGGGTCAATTTGACTTTTCGTAAAATTCTGCCTACTAAGAAATAAAAACGTTTTTAATGGTTAGTACTTCCGTTTTCACCTTTCCCTTTCTACAAGGGAGCTGGCATTTCCTTTAGCAACAGGGAACATAGAAAAGGTTTAACCAAAGGGTAGGGCTTGTTACATAACAATGCAGAATTCAGAAAGAGGATGTTTGTATCAAATCAGTAAATCATGTAAGAATACCAGTTGATTGTTTTCCtaacaaaatgattcttttattGCTATAATACACAGCAGATACAAAAGTACCTTTAGCAAATACTTAAATCAGCACTTATTATGGAGTAAACTACTAGTCTAACTTAGGTTTTCTCAAAAAGAAGCTTACTTTGTAAATAATTTAATACCAGAAATCAGATTATTTGGCTGCTACTTAATGCctaataatttacaaaatgagGAAGTCAGCTTTAAGAAGTCAGGTTAAGAGCCTTTGCACAGATATTTGTCACATTTACTGTCTTGGCTGAAACCCTGGCCTCTGACCAAAGAAAGATCTGCTTACAGCCACATGTTCAAAGGCTTGTCCCCTTTCATCTATCTCTGGAATAGCAGATTTCAAAGAGTAGGCAGTGGCAGAACAGCAGTTACTCAGAGCTGCAACTTTGCAGTGCACTCTAAGGTCACACAATTGGGCGTTTTCCACCAGACTTGGGTATAACAGGTGTGTGTCTTTCAGCATCAAAGCCAGGGTCTGAGTGGGTCAGCAATGACTGGATTAGACGGTTCTAGCTGCTCCTTTCACACTGATACCCGTGGCCTGGAGAACCTTCACAGTTTATTCTACTGGGAGCGACAGTTACTGAGGCCTCGGGATGCGCCGGGGGCCCTGTGGAGAGGTGATCACCGGGGCTTTTTGCACTTTGAGCCGACACCAAGGCATTGTCAGGAAGTGGCCACCAGCTCACCACCAGCACAGGAAGCACAGTGACCTTTTGGAAAGATCTGATTCCAAATCTTACTGAGTTTGAATTtggtatcctttttttttttttgtagaattaaAAGTCTAGCTAAAACATAAGTAACTACTAAGTCATCAGAATTCCTTGGGCCCTGGGTTACATCCACGAGGGAAGAAAACGCTCAGCATACTCTCTATTAGGCTACTGGGGATGATGAACAGATTTAGAATATGGACCTGTAACACAATGACAGTACTAGATGTCAGCTGTAGCTATGAGTTTTAAAGTCAGAAGCGGCTTGCTTTCTGTGGAAAGCACTGGATTTTGGAGGTCATCGAGTCTAACCTTTccctttacaaatgaggaaactgaggtctagaaGATGTCAGTGCCCTTCCTTCCTAAACCAGCTTGCAACTCAAGGCAGGGATTTTTTTACAGAGCCCAAAGCTCCTACTCATAAAGTTTAAGAGCTCTGCACAGGCGATAAATAGATGACAACCGTCCACTGTGGATCCTTGTATAATAGTTTTCTACAGAGCGGAGGAATCAGGTGTTGCATGGATACTGCTCAATTCTGGCTATTCacatagttttataatattctatCATTACATCTTTTAGCCCAGTATACAAAAGATAATAGCAACAAGTAAGCATTTACTTACAACTGACAAAAAGTAGTGAAAGAATTCCCCCAGGGGAAAGATTTGGCAGATGAGCCTTTATGACATATTAAGAATCCAAAGATtagaaaaggcatacaaaaaagggaaaagaggtGTTCTTTAGGCATCTTTTAACTGTCCCTTTGCTACCCTTTGAGTAACTTGGAAGGACCATTTCAGAGTGCATGTGCTACCAAAGCAATCAAAAATGAAAGGCACTTTTTCCTTCTAAATTGTTGCCTTTAATAGTTTCACTAATTCTTTTCGACAGTTTTTATGGGCctgcttattaaaaataaaagatctatGCTGAGACATCAGAGAATTAGACAAAGGTAACTACCCTCTGAGAACACCTGACATATCACAATGTGGAAAAGGTGGCTTCCGGAATCTGCTTTCTTGTAATTACCTGCATCAGATGAATAAAAAAACGCTCTAGACATAATGAATGCTTTCCCACCACGACGCTCCTCCCAGCGCACGCCAGCGGAGCTGTTCGGGGAGCCTGACTTGGTACAAGTTGGGGCCACCGGCTCCCGGGTGGAGCCTGCTCTTAGAACACACTGGAAAGCTGAAGGGCTCTACTGGGGCTGCCTGCGCGCACACAGCACAGTTCTGCTTTTGTCCTGGGCAGTTGTGACAGTGCCGTCAGCTCTAGCTTCGGGGCTGAGGCACAGTCATTCTTCAGACTTGTACTCCTGACTCTGGCGCTGCACCCTGGGGAGGACGCGCTCGTAGAACAGCAGGTACGCGCTGGAGGACAGGACCTCCTGCAGGCTGGCCTTGCGGACGGCGTCATCGGAGACCCACAGCCACTGGTTGCTGGCTGAGAGGGGGTTCTTGGCTGAAGGCGGGGACCGTCGGTAAGTGACAAAGTGTCCAGAGTGCATGTCTCCGTGGTGGACGACAACTGCCATCAGCCGGAAGAGGTATGTGGATGAGCTGAATGACAGAACAAATGCCAGTGGTTTACGGATACGATAATGAAGGCTTCACAGGCAGAAGCAGAATCCTAGACGTTAACAAGGGATGGAGACAATGGTACATCCACCCAATACCATCAACATCATGACACAATTCCATATTTACTGGCATGGCAAGGTGTCCGTTCTATAAGTATATGTGTATTGTATTTATATGGATGTTTGTATCACATGAGTACACAGgtatattgtgtgtatgtgtgtacacacacttGATATCGTGGATGACTCTAAAAATTTAATTGGTTTTCTCTAGGTGGTAtcccaagaaatttaaaatttttctatcttttatacatacatacacatatgtatatgtaaattatgtgtgttttttatttttaaagtgagttCCATGttggacaaaaataaatgagaatgtaCAATAGTGAAATTCTaccttaaaattaaagaaaaaaatgaatctctaaattttcattcattcatttctgtaaAAAGCTAATTTTAGAAACCAAGAGAAGTTGCAGCCGAATAAAGAACATGCTTCACCTGTAGTCAGGAACGACTGGGAGTGGGAACGGCACTGGAGCTGGCAGGGATGGCAGTAATGACGGGGAGCAGGCGCCATTCATAAAAATTTGTGTTTTGGGGGCCCCTGGCTGATTCAGAACTGCAGGAGAAAAAGGTCAGAGTTAGTGAAAACTAGTGGTGGCTCTGGGTAAACGAAACATGGTTTTGATCACCTTGGAAAGTAACTTGAAGgctacaaagcaaaaaaaaaaacttcattttgtATTATATTGATTCATAATATTTCCTACCTTTCTGTTCCTGACTGCCCTAATCTCAAATAGGAAAAGCATATCTAGCTCCAGGTCTACTGCTAGCCTTGACGACTTTGTGAATCTTTGAGGTTCTCGTCCCTCTTTGCTAACAAAATGTATCAAAGTTAAGCACTAATTTACTGGCTTTTGACCTAAACCAAGGTTTCTTAACCTtggcattattaatattttgggctGGATCATCTTCTTTGTTGTAGGGGGATGTGCTATACATTATAGGGtgtttggcagcatccctggcctctccccacgAGATGCCAGCAGCATCCCTCCCCACAGTTTGGACAACCAAAAGTGTCAACA from Microcebus murinus isolate Inina chromosome 22, M.murinus_Inina_mat1.0, whole genome shotgun sequence encodes:
- the ALKBH2 gene encoding DNA oxidative demethylase ALKBH2 isoform X2, whose amino-acid sequence is MSISFLWGNRMDRFLVKGAQRGLLGKGGEQEQTGEVPVTLGDEESARKRPRRETPGSGVHVEGPSWRHIRAEGLDCSYAVLFGRAEADEILGELEKEVEYFTGALARVQVFGKWHDVPRKQATYGDTGLTYTFSGLTLSPKPWIPVLERVRDRVSGVTGQTFNFVLVNRYKDGCDHIGEHRDDERELAPGSPIASVSFGACRDFIFRHKDSRGKKPSRRVEVVRLQLAHGSLLMMNYPTNTHWYHSLPVRKKILAPRVNLTFRKILPTKK
- the ALKBH2 gene encoding DNA oxidative demethylase ALKBH2 isoform X1 gives rise to the protein MEENPRHPQPTHVLPFLPPELRLPLFHWFAFRMDRFLVKGAQRGLLGKGGEQEQTGEVPVTLGDEESARKRPRRETPGSGVHVEGPSWRHIRAEGLDCSYAVLFGRAEADEILGELEKEVEYFTGALARVQVFGKWHDVPRKQATYGDTGLTYTFSGLTLSPKPWIPVLERVRDRVSGVTGQTFNFVLVNRYKDGCDHIGEHRDDERELAPGSPIASVSFGACRDFIFRHKDSRGKKPSRRVEVVRLQLAHGSLLMMNYPTNTHWYHSLPVRKKILAPRVNLTFRKILPTKK
- the ALKBH2 gene encoding DNA oxidative demethylase ALKBH2 isoform X4 — translated: MEENPRHPQPTHVLPFLPPELRLPLFHWFAFRMDRFLVKGAQRGLLGKGGEQEQTGEVPVTLGDEESARKRPRRETPGSGVHVEGPSWRHIRAEGLDCSYAVLFGRAEADEILGELEKEVEYFTGLTLSPKPWIPVLERVRDRVSGVTGQTFNFVLVNRYKDGCDHIGEHRDDERELAPGSPIASVSFGACRDFIFRHKDSRGKKPSRRVEVVRLQLAHGSLLMMNYPTNTHWYHSLPVRKKILAPRVNLTFRKILPTKK
- the ALKBH2 gene encoding DNA oxidative demethylase ALKBH2 isoform X3, with translation MDRFLVKGAQRGLLGKGGEQEQTGEVPVTLGDEESARKRPRRETPGSGVHVEGPSWRHIRAEGLDCSYAVLFGRAEADEILGELEKEVEYFTGALARVQVFGKWHDVPRKQATYGDTGLTYTFSGLTLSPKPWIPVLERVRDRVSGVTGQTFNFVLVNRYKDGCDHIGEHRDDERELAPGSPIASVSFGACRDFIFRHKDSRGKKPSRRVEVVRLQLAHGSLLMMNYPTNTHWYHSLPVRKKILAPRVNLTFRKILPTKK